Proteins encoded together in one Kitasatospora albolonga window:
- a CDS encoding protease: MDDGKPTGPQAKWWSRPAAGRPGRTEPEGRDQNRDRGTAEDVTPAAHTGSTERPGGAGHHQDSATAAHPGGPAPQDTPAADPHDSAARPGAAARPTGQEPQPPLPSGPPLHAPDEYSTPPYGGPGPWAPAPPVQRPTPAHGTPVPPQTTATPVPPQGTPVPPQTQAAPVPPQPNPVPPQPDHPVPPQSSQWLQYDPWGAPGQPLTQAGPPPGSEPGRRRNRRGGAFAGVLLLTLVASGIGGGVGAYIERHGGLTTVELPQASHDNGDRAPESVAGIAASALPSVVTLHVSGTAESGTGTGFVLDNRGHILTNNHVVAPAGSTGDITVTFSTGETAAAELVGKDSGYDLAVVRVKGVSGLKPLPLGNSDNVRVGDPVVAIGAPFDLSNTVTSGIISAKQRPITAGGEKGDGSDISYVDALQTDAPINPGNSGGPLVDTQAHVIGINSAIRAADSGKGAERGGQSGSIGLGFAIPINQGKRVAEELINTGRATHPVIGVTLDMKFTGDGAKVGEKGAEDGPAVTKGGPADKAGIRSGDVITAVQGQRVHSGEELIVKIRAHRPGDRLELRLTRGGKELSITLTLGSASGT, encoded by the coding sequence ATGGACGACGGGAAGCCCACCGGGCCGCAGGCGAAGTGGTGGAGCCGCCCTGCGGCGGGGCGGCCCGGCCGCACCGAGCCGGAGGGCCGGGATCAGAACCGGGACCGGGGCACGGCCGAGGACGTCACCCCGGCCGCGCACACCGGGAGCACCGAACGCCCCGGCGGCGCCGGACACCACCAGGACAGTGCCACCGCAGCACACCCCGGCGGCCCGGCCCCCCAGGACACCCCTGCCGCAGACCCCCACGACAGCGCCGCCCGCCCCGGTGCCGCCGCCCGCCCCACCGGCCAGGAGCCGCAGCCGCCCCTCCCGTCCGGCCCGCCGCTGCACGCGCCCGACGAGTACAGCACCCCGCCGTACGGCGGCCCCGGGCCGTGGGCGCCCGCCCCGCCGGTCCAGCGTCCGACTCCGGCCCACGGCACCCCCGTACCCCCGCAGACCACCGCCACCCCCGTACCGCCGCAGGGCACCCCCGTGCCCCCGCAGACCCAGGCCGCACCCGTACCCCCGCAGCCCAACCCCGTACCGCCGCAGCCCGACCACCCCGTACCGCCGCAGTCCTCGCAGTGGCTCCAGTACGACCCGTGGGGTGCGCCCGGGCAGCCGTTGACCCAGGCGGGGCCGCCCCCGGGCAGTGAGCCGGGGCGCCGGAGGAACCGCCGGGGCGGGGCTTTCGCCGGGGTGCTCCTGCTGACCCTGGTCGCCAGCGGCATCGGCGGCGGAGTCGGCGCGTACATCGAGCGCCACGGCGGGCTGACCACCGTCGAGCTGCCCCAGGCGAGCCACGACAACGGCGACCGGGCCCCCGAGAGCGTCGCGGGCATCGCCGCCAGCGCCCTGCCCAGCGTGGTCACCCTGCACGTCAGCGGCACCGCCGAGTCCGGCACCGGCACCGGCTTCGTCCTCGACAACCGGGGCCACATCCTCACCAACAACCACGTCGTCGCCCCGGCCGGGTCCACCGGCGACATCACCGTGACGTTCAGCACCGGCGAGACGGCCGCCGCCGAACTCGTCGGCAAGGACAGCGGCTACGACCTCGCCGTCGTCAGGGTCAAGGGGGTCTCCGGCCTCAAGCCCCTGCCGCTGGGCAACTCCGACAACGTCCGGGTGGGCGACCCGGTGGTGGCCATCGGCGCCCCCTTCGACCTGTCCAACACGGTCACCTCGGGCATCATCAGCGCCAAGCAGCGGCCGATCACCGCGGGCGGCGAGAAGGGCGACGGCAGCGACATCAGCTATGTCGACGCCCTCCAGACCGACGCTCCGATCAACCCCGGCAACTCCGGCGGCCCCCTGGTCGACACCCAGGCCCACGTCATCGGCATCAACAGCGCCATCCGCGCGGCCGACAGCGGCAAGGGTGCCGAGCGCGGCGGCCAGTCCGGCTCCATCGGCCTCGGCTTCGCGATACCGATCAACCAGGGCAAGCGCGTCGCCGAGGAGCTGATCAACACCGGCCGGGCGACCCACCCGGTGATCGGCGTCACGCTCGACATGAAGTTCACCGGCGACGGGGCCAAGGTCGGCGAGAAGGGCGCCGAGGACGGCCCGGCGGTCACCAAGGGCGGACCGGCCGACAAGGCGGGCATCAGGTCCGGCGACGTCATCACCGCCGTCCAGGGCCAGCGGGTGCACAGCGGGGAGGAGCTGATCGTGAAGATCCGCGCCCACCGCCCGGGCGACCGGCTGGAGCTGCGGCTCACCCGAGGTGGCAAGGAGCTGTCCATCACGTTGACGCTCGGCTCGGCGAGCGGCACGTGA
- a CDS encoding Sec-independent protein translocase TatB (mediates the export of protein precursors bearing twin-arginine signal peptides): protein MFNDIGALELLTIGVLAVLVFGPDKLPKLIQDVTRTIRKIREFSDSAKEDIRTELGPQFKDFEFEDLNPKTFVRKQLMDGNDDLGLKEIRESFDLRKELSDVTDAVNGRTPAPDSANSAANGSAGASATATSPSLTKTGDTTPDLLKKTPQQTQTERPPFDADAT, encoded by the coding sequence GTGTTCAATGACATAGGCGCACTGGAGCTGCTGACCATCGGAGTCCTGGCCGTGCTGGTCTTCGGCCCCGACAAGCTGCCCAAGCTCATCCAGGACGTCACGCGCACCATCCGCAAGATCCGCGAGTTCTCGGACAGCGCCAAGGAAGACATCCGTACGGAGCTGGGCCCGCAGTTCAAGGACTTCGAGTTCGAGGACCTCAACCCCAAGACGTTCGTCCGCAAGCAGCTGATGGACGGCAACGACGACCTGGGGCTGAAGGAGATCCGCGAGAGCTTCGACCTGCGCAAGGAGCTCTCCGACGTCACGGACGCGGTGAACGGCCGCACACCCGCACCGGATTCCGCCAACAGTGCGGCGAACGGCTCGGCGGGCGCGTCGGCCACCGCCACCTCGCCCAGCCTCACCAAGACCGGTGACACCACCCCTGACCTGCTGAAGAAGACCCCGCAGCAGACGCAGACCGAGCGCCCGCCGTTCGATGCGGACGCCACCTGA
- a CDS encoding methyltransferase has translation MRQLRGQERVITANRQTSWGLADAFVAEDEALHRARERARELGLRSVSPGTGAALRLLAGAAGAKAVAEIGTGTGVSGIYLLHGMRPDGVLTTVDPEPERQQFAREAFREAGFASNRSRFIPGRALDVLPRLADGGYDLVFCDGDRLESLDCLAESLRLLRPGGLVCFEGVFADGRTVDSAAQPAEVLRLRELLRAVRDSQELMPTLLPVGDGLLCAVRRG, from the coding sequence TTGCGCCAACTACGGGGACAGGAGAGGGTCATTACCGCCAACCGGCAGACGAGCTGGGGCCTCGCCGACGCCTTTGTCGCCGAGGACGAAGCTCTGCACCGGGCCCGGGAGAGGGCCCGCGAGCTGGGTCTCCGCTCCGTGTCCCCGGGCACCGGCGCCGCGCTGCGCCTGCTGGCCGGTGCCGCGGGCGCCAAAGCGGTGGCGGAAATCGGCACGGGCACGGGCGTGTCCGGCATCTACCTGCTGCACGGGATGCGGCCGGACGGCGTGCTGACCACGGTGGACCCGGAGCCCGAGCGCCAGCAGTTCGCCCGGGAGGCGTTCCGCGAGGCGGGCTTCGCCTCCAACCGGTCCCGTTTCATCCCCGGCCGCGCGCTGGACGTCCTGCCCCGGCTCGCGGACGGCGGTTACGACCTCGTCTTCTGCGACGGCGACCGGCTGGAGAGCCTCGACTGCCTCGCTGAATCGTTGCGCCTGCTGCGCCCCGGCGGCCTGGTCTGCTTCGAGGGCGTCTTCGCGGACGGCCGTACGGTCGACTCCGCCGCCCAGCCCGCCGAGGTGCTGCGGCTGCGGGAGCTGCTGCGCGCGGTGCGCGACAGCCAGGAGCTGATGCCGACGCTGCTCCCGGTCGGCGACGGGCTGCTCTGCGCGGTCCGGCGCGGCTGA
- a CDS encoding magnesium transporter, whose product MAAGAPRVFVSHLSGVPVFDPNGDQVGRVRDLVAMLRVGARPPRILGLVVEVISRRRIFLPMTRVTGVESGQVITTGVVNMRRFEQRPTERLVLGEFLDRRVRLVESDEEVTVLDVAIQQLPARRDWEIDKYFVRKGRGGALRRKGETLTVEWSAVSGFSLEEHGQGAENLVATFERLRPADVANALHHLSPKRRVEVAAALDDDRLADVLEELPEDDQVEILGKLKEERAADVLEAMDPDDAADLLSELPEEDKERLLTLMRPDDAADVRRLMSYEERTAGGLMTTEPIVLRPDATVADALARVRQQDLSPALAAQVYVCRSPDETPTGKYLGTVHFQRLLRDPPFTLVSSIVDSDLVPLPPDTPLPTVTSYLAAYNLVSAPVVDESGSLLGAVTVDDVLDHLLPEDWRETDFHGEGGIHHGR is encoded by the coding sequence ATGGCGGCAGGAGCCCCCCGGGTCTTCGTCTCGCACCTCTCCGGGGTGCCGGTGTTCGACCCGAACGGGGACCAGGTCGGCCGGGTCCGCGACCTGGTGGCGATGTTGCGGGTCGGCGCACGGCCGCCGCGCATCCTGGGCCTGGTCGTCGAGGTGATCAGCCGACGGCGGATCTTCCTGCCGATGACCCGGGTGACGGGTGTCGAGTCGGGCCAGGTCATCACGACCGGTGTCGTCAACATGCGGCGCTTCGAGCAGCGGCCCACCGAACGGCTCGTCCTCGGCGAGTTCCTCGACCGCCGGGTGCGGCTGGTGGAGAGCGACGAGGAGGTCACCGTCCTGGACGTGGCGATCCAGCAGCTGCCCGCCCGGCGGGACTGGGAGATCGACAAGTACTTCGTCCGCAAGGGGCGCGGCGGGGCGCTGCGCCGCAAGGGCGAGACGCTGACGGTGGAGTGGTCGGCGGTGAGCGGCTTCTCGCTGGAGGAGCACGGGCAGGGCGCGGAGAACCTGGTCGCCACGTTCGAGCGGCTGCGCCCCGCCGATGTGGCCAACGCCCTGCACCACCTCTCCCCCAAGCGCCGGGTGGAGGTGGCCGCCGCGCTCGACGACGACCGGCTCGCCGATGTCCTGGAGGAGCTGCCCGAGGACGACCAGGTGGAGATCCTCGGCAAGCTGAAGGAGGAGCGGGCCGCCGACGTCCTGGAGGCGATGGACCCGGACGACGCGGCCGACCTGCTCTCGGAGCTGCCGGAGGAGGACAAGGAGCGGCTGCTGACCCTGATGCGCCCGGACGACGCCGCCGACGTACGGCGTCTGATGTCGTACGAGGAGCGGACGGCGGGCGGTCTGATGACGACCGAGCCGATCGTGCTCCGGCCGGACGCCACGGTGGCCGACGCGCTCGCCCGGGTCCGGCAGCAGGACCTGTCCCCGGCGCTCGCCGCCCAGGTGTACGTATGCCGCTCCCCCGACGAGACGCCGACCGGGAAGTACCTGGGCACCGTGCACTTCCAGCGGCTGCTGCGCGACCCTCCGTTCACCCTGGTGAGCTCCATCGTGGACAGCGATCTGGTGCCGCTGCCCCCGGACACCCCGCTGCCGACGGTGACCAGCTATCTGGCGGCGTACAACCTGGTCTCGGCGCCCGTCGTGGACGAGAGCGGGTCGCTGCTGGGCGCGGTGACCGTGGACGACGTGCTGGACCATCTGCTGCCCGAGGACTGGCGCGAGACCGACTTCCACGGTGAGGGGGGCATCCACCATGGCCGGTGA
- a CDS encoding Suppressor of fused domain protein: MAEILALVEARLRSALGEPDARADVTFLGTDRIEVLRFLDGDVVRYATLGMAGQPMADPTSPLADPVKGPRAELILSVRGGLADTDQVLRPLAVLAASPQVEGLVVAPGASLDLGEPLWTGAPFTSVLVAESGGLVEDLELDAPMDPVRFLPLLPMTPNEAAWKRVHGAQELQERWLTHGTDLRDPLRTSVPLD, translated from the coding sequence ATGGCAGAAATTCTCGCTCTGGTCGAAGCCCGGCTCCGCTCGGCCCTCGGTGAACCGGACGCCCGCGCCGATGTGACGTTCCTCGGCACGGACCGGATCGAGGTGCTCCGCTTCCTCGACGGCGATGTGGTGCGCTACGCCACGCTCGGCATGGCGGGCCAGCCCATGGCCGACCCCACCTCACCGCTCGCCGACCCGGTGAAGGGCCCCCGCGCCGAGCTGATCCTGTCGGTACGGGGCGGGCTCGCCGACACCGACCAGGTGCTCCGCCCGCTCGCGGTGCTGGCCGCCTCCCCGCAGGTGGAGGGGCTCGTCGTGGCCCCGGGCGCGTCGCTGGACCTGGGGGAGCCGCTGTGGACCGGGGCGCCGTTCACCTCGGTGCTGGTGGCGGAGTCCGGCGGGCTGGTGGAGGACCTGGAGCTGGACGCGCCGATGGACCCGGTCCGCTTCCTGCCGCTGCTGCCGATGACCCCCAACGAGGCCGCCTGGAAGCGGGTGCACGGGGCGCAGGAGCTCCAGGAGCGGTGGCTCACGCACGGCACGGACCTGCGTGATCCGCTGCGTACCTCCGTACCGCTGGACTGA
- a CDS encoding antibiotic resistance protein MarC: MFDVAVFGSLFLTLFVIMDPPGVTPIFLALTAGRPAKVQRRMALQAVAVAFGVIAVFGLLGQQILDYLHVSVPALMIAGGLLLLLIALDLLTGKTEQPTQTKDVNVALVPLGMPLLAGPGAIVSVILAVQHADGFGGQLSVWSAIVAMHVVLWLAMRYSLVIIRIIKDGGVVLVTRLAGMMLSAIAVQQIINGVTQVIQNS, translated from the coding sequence GTGTTCGACGTCGCTGTCTTCGGATCTCTTTTTCTCACCCTTTTTGTGATTATGGACCCCCCTGGGGTCACCCCGATCTTCCTCGCCCTCACCGCGGGCCGCCCCGCCAAGGTGCAGCGCAGGATGGCGCTCCAGGCCGTCGCGGTCGCCTTCGGCGTGATCGCCGTCTTCGGTCTGCTCGGCCAGCAGATCCTGGACTATCTGCATGTCTCGGTCCCCGCCCTGATGATCGCGGGCGGTCTCCTGCTGCTGCTCATCGCGCTGGATCTGCTGACCGGCAAGACGGAGCAGCCGACACAGACCAAGGACGTCAACGTGGCGCTCGTACCCCTGGGCATGCCGCTGCTCGCCGGTCCCGGTGCGATCGTCTCGGTCATCCTCGCCGTGCAGCACGCCGACGGCTTCGGCGGCCAGCTCTCCGTCTGGTCGGCCATCGTGGCCATGCACGTGGTGCTCTGGCTGGCGATGCGCTACTCGCTGGTGATCATCCGCATCATCAAGGACGGCGGGGTCGTGCTGGTGACCCGGCTCGCGGGCATGATGCTTTCGGCCATCGCCGTACAGCAGATCATCAACGGCGTCACCCAGGTCATCCAGAACTCCTGA
- a CDS encoding RNA polymerase sigma factor SigE yields MLRRLLRSAGEPKSVTNIADRSSEDSAPTATFASDADSQAWTPPSWEEIVSTHSARVYRLAYRLTGNQHDAEDLTQEVFVRVFRSLSTYTPGTFEGWLHRITTNLFLDMVRRKQRIRFDSLGDDAAERLPSREPSPQQVFNDTHFDADVQQALDTLAPEFRAAVVLCDIEGLSYEEIAATLGVKLGTVRSRIHRGRSHLRKALKHRSPEARAEQRSLADAVLAGEGGTA; encoded by the coding sequence GTGCTGCGGCGCCTTCTCAGGTCGGCCGGTGAGCCGAAATCCGTGACCAACATTGCTGACCGTTCTTCCGAAGACTCCGCACCGACCGCGACCTTCGCCTCTGATGCGGATTCTCAGGCGTGGACCCCGCCCTCATGGGAAGAGATCGTCAGCACGCACAGCGCGCGCGTGTACCGCCTCGCCTACCGGCTGACGGGCAACCAGCACGACGCCGAGGACCTGACGCAGGAAGTCTTCGTCAGAGTCTTCCGCTCGCTGTCGACCTACACGCCCGGCACCTTCGAGGGCTGGCTGCACCGCATCACCACCAATCTCTTCCTGGACATGGTCCGGCGCAAGCAGCGCATCCGCTTCGACTCGCTCGGCGACGACGCGGCCGAGCGGCTGCCCAGCCGGGAGCCGTCCCCGCAGCAGGTCTTCAACGACACCCACTTCGACGCCGATGTGCAGCAGGCGCTGGACACCCTGGCGCCCGAGTTCCGCGCCGCCGTCGTCCTCTGCGACATCGAGGGCCTCAGCTACGAGGAGATCGCCGCCACCCTCGGGGTGAAGCTCGGCACCGTGCGCAGCCGTATCCACCGGGGCCGCTCGCATCTGCGCAAGGCGCTCAAGCACCGTTCGCCCGAAGCCCGCGCCGAGCAGCGCTCCCTGGCGGACGCGGTCCTGGCAGGGGAGGGCGGAACGGCGTGA
- a CDS encoding magnesium transporter CorA: protein MSMIRDLRAAVRPSLRPSFRKNTAPYSAYDTTRDPSASTAVVDCAVYRDGRRLEGPTTPTPHEAMLEVREKGGFAWIGLHEPTEEEFAGIAREFGLHPLAVEDAVHAHQRPKLERYDDTLFTVFKTIHYVEHDELTATSEVVETGEVMCFTGRDFVITVRHGGQGSLRGLRHRLQEDPELLAKGPSAVLHAVADHVVDGYIAVAEAVQDDIDEVEIDVFSTPAKGGRRGSDAGRIYQLKREVLEFKRAVSPLLRPMQLLSERPMRLIDPDIQKYFRDVADHLARVQEEVIGFDELLNSILQANLAQATVAQNEDMRKITSWAAIIAVPTAICGIYGMNFDYMPELEWKYGYPLVLGLIGAVCFSIHRILKRNGWL from the coding sequence ATGTCGATGATCCGTGACCTGCGCGCCGCCGTGCGCCCGTCCCTGCGTCCGTCCTTCCGTAAGAACACCGCCCCTTACAGCGCTTACGACACCACTCGCGATCCCTCCGCCTCCACCGCCGTCGTCGACTGCGCGGTCTACCGCGACGGCCGCCGCCTGGAGGGGCCCACGACCCCGACCCCGCACGAGGCGATGCTCGAGGTGCGGGAGAAGGGCGGCTTCGCCTGGATCGGGCTGCACGAGCCGACGGAGGAGGAATTCGCGGGCATCGCCCGGGAGTTCGGGCTCCACCCGCTCGCCGTGGAGGACGCCGTCCACGCCCACCAGCGGCCCAAGCTGGAGCGGTACGACGACACGCTGTTCACCGTCTTCAAGACGATCCACTACGTGGAGCACGACGAGCTGACCGCGACCAGCGAGGTCGTGGAGACCGGTGAGGTGATGTGCTTCACCGGCCGGGACTTCGTCATCACCGTCCGGCACGGCGGCCAGGGCTCCCTGCGCGGCCTGCGCCACCGTCTCCAGGAGGACCCGGAGCTGCTGGCCAAGGGTCCCTCCGCCGTGCTGCACGCCGTGGCCGACCATGTCGTCGACGGGTACATCGCAGTGGCGGAGGCGGTGCAGGACGACATCGACGAGGTGGAGATCGATGTCTTCTCCACCCCGGCCAAGGGCGGCCGGCGCGGATCGGACGCGGGGCGGATCTACCAGCTCAAGCGGGAGGTGCTGGAGTTCAAGCGGGCCGTGTCGCCGCTGCTGCGGCCGATGCAGCTGCTCAGCGAGCGGCCGATGCGGCTGATCGACCCGGACATCCAGAAGTACTTCCGGGACGTGGCCGACCACCTCGCCCGGGTCCAGGAGGAGGTCATCGGCTTCGACGAGCTGCTGAACTCGATCCTCCAGGCCAATCTGGCGCAGGCGACCGTCGCCCAGAACGAGGACATGCGCAAGATCACTTCCTGGGCGGCGATCATCGCCGTGCCCACGGCGATCTGCGGGATCTACGGCATGAACTTCGACTACATGCCGGAGCTGGAGTGGAAGTACGGCTATCCGCTGGTGCTCGGGCTCATCGGCGCGGTCTGCTTCTCCATCCACCGCATCCTGAAGCGCAACGGCTGGCTGTGA
- a CDS encoding phosphatase: MRIDLHTHSTASDGTDTPAELVANAAAAGLDVVALTDHDTVGGHQQAIDALPEGLTLVTGAELSCRVDGVSMHMLAYLFDPADPELERERELVRDDRVPRAQEMVRKLRALDVPITWEQVARIAGDGSVGRPHVAAALVELGVVPTVSDAFTPDWLGNGGRAYAAKHEFDPFEAVRLVKAAGGVTVFAHPAASKRGEVVPEATIAALAAAGLDGIEVDHMDHDEPTRARLRGLARELGLLPTGSSDYHGSRKTVGLGEYTTDPEIYGEITRRATGAFPVPGAGGADCR; this comes from the coding sequence GTGCGCATCGACCTGCACACCCACTCCACCGCTTCGGACGGTACGGACACCCCCGCCGAGCTGGTCGCCAACGCCGCCGCCGCGGGCCTGGACGTCGTCGCGCTCACCGACCACGACACCGTCGGCGGCCACCAGCAGGCCATCGACGCGCTGCCCGAGGGGCTCACCCTCGTCACCGGCGCCGAGCTCTCCTGCCGGGTCGACGGTGTGAGCATGCACATGCTGGCGTACCTCTTCGACCCCGCCGACCCCGAGCTGGAGCGCGAGCGCGAGCTCGTCCGCGACGACCGGGTGCCGCGCGCCCAGGAGATGGTCCGCAAGCTCCGCGCCCTCGATGTGCCCATCACCTGGGAACAGGTCGCCCGGATCGCCGGGGACGGCTCGGTCGGCCGCCCGCATGTCGCCGCCGCCCTGGTCGAACTGGGCGTCGTCCCCACCGTCTCCGACGCCTTCACGCCCGACTGGCTGGGCAACGGAGGCCGTGCCTACGCCGCGAAGCACGAGTTCGACCCCTTCGAGGCGGTCCGGCTCGTCAAGGCGGCGGGCGGGGTCACCGTCTTCGCCCACCCGGCCGCCTCGAAGCGCGGTGAGGTGGTCCCCGAGGCCACGATCGCCGCGCTCGCCGCCGCCGGGCTCGACGGCATCGAGGTCGACCACATGGACCACGACGAGCCCACCCGGGCCCGGCTGCGCGGTCTCGCCCGCGAGCTGGGGCTCCTGCCCACCGGCTCCAGCGATTACCACGGCAGCCGAAAAACCGTCGGGCTCGGCGAGTACACCACCGACCCCGAGATCTACGGCGAGATCACCCGGCGCGCCACGGGAGCCTTCCCGGTGCCGGGCGCGGGCGGAGCAGACTGTCGCTAG
- a CDS encoding sodium:proton antiporter: MATEDAVLEALATVNDPEIHRPITELGMVKSVEIDPDGAVAVTVYLTVSGCPMRDTITRNVEEAVSRVAGVSRVAVTLDVMSDEQRKDLASSLRGGTAEREVPFAKPGSLTRVYAVASGKGGVGKSSVTVNLAAAMAADGLKVGVVDADIYGHSVPRMLGADGKPTQVENMIMPPSAHGVKVISIGMFTPGNAPVVWRGPMLHRALQQFLADVYWGDLDVLLLDLPPGTGDIAISVAQLVPNAEILVVTTPQQAAAEVAERAGSIAVQTHQKIVGVVENMSGMPCPHCDEMVDVFGSGGGARVAEGLTRTVGAEVPVLGAIPIDVRLREGGDEGKPVVLSDPDSPAGSALRAIAGKLGGRQRGLSGMSLGITPRNKF, from the coding sequence ATGGCTACGGAAGACGCGGTGCTTGAGGCACTGGCGACAGTGAACGACCCGGAGATCCACCGCCCGATCACCGAGCTGGGCATGGTGAAATCGGTCGAGATCGATCCTGACGGTGCAGTCGCTGTCACGGTGTATCTCACGGTCTCCGGCTGCCCGATGCGCGACACGATCACCAGGAACGTGGAGGAGGCCGTCTCCCGCGTGGCGGGCGTCTCCCGCGTGGCGGTCACCCTCGACGTGATGAGCGACGAGCAGCGCAAGGACCTGGCGAGCTCGCTGCGCGGCGGGACGGCCGAGCGCGAGGTGCCCTTCGCCAAGCCCGGATCGCTGACCCGGGTGTACGCGGTCGCCTCCGGCAAGGGCGGCGTCGGCAAGTCCTCGGTGACGGTGAACCTGGCGGCGGCGATGGCGGCCGACGGGCTGAAGGTCGGCGTCGTGGACGCGGACATCTACGGGCACAGCGTGCCCCGGATGCTCGGCGCGGACGGCAAGCCCACCCAGGTCGAGAACATGATCATGCCGCCGTCCGCGCACGGTGTGAAGGTCATCTCCATCGGCATGTTCACCCCGGGCAACGCGCCCGTGGTGTGGCGCGGCCCGATGCTGCACCGGGCGCTCCAGCAGTTCCTGGCCGATGTGTACTGGGGCGACCTGGACGTCCTGCTCCTCGACCTGCCGCCGGGCACCGGTGACATCGCGATCTCGGTGGCGCAGCTCGTGCCGAACGCGGAGATCCTGGTGGTCACGACCCCGCAGCAGGCGGCGGCCGAGGTGGCGGAGCGGGCCGGGTCCATCGCCGTACAGACCCACCAGAAGATCGTCGGCGTCGTGGAGAACATGTCGGGCATGCCGTGTCCGCACTGCGACGAGATGGTCGACGTCTTCGGCTCGGGCGGCGGCGCTCGGGTCGCGGAGGGGCTGACCCGGACGGTCGGCGCCGAGGTGCCGGTGCTGGGCGCGATCCCGATCGACGTACGGCTGCGCGAGGGCGGCGACGAGGGCAAGCCGGTGGTCCTGTCCGACCCGGACTCCCCGGCGGGCAGCGCGCTGCGCGCGATCGCGGGCAAGCTGGGGGGCCGTCAGCGCGGTCTGTCGGGCATGTCGCTGGGGATCACCCCGCGCAACAAGTTCTGA
- a CDS encoding zf-HC2 domain containing protein has product MSGTGPTGPTPAEAHLGDRLAALVDGELNHDARERVLAHLATCARCKAEADAQRRLKSAFAMSASPSPSEGFLARLQGLPGGPGDDGSGGGRPFGGGGPFADEFFPPVRSSGSTRRDTAAPSSPLDEFGYFPAAHGSTAALPVGPRSVLRIHDVDRDAERSPWRGRRFAFAAAGAVSLAALALGGTLPLDYGPDSVPRAEGSGTSVTPLDAETRAGGSAEAVSRGGGTQSVGGERLSADGSSTGTHRPSPSLTAPPVSGVPAVKPPLSLRAHMTTPLLLGAPVSGGHPFAFPVVNVSVPPPLIRPTGSSTPLLAAVLGSGSTAKAVTPPAPSGPGPAAPTNDLASPLSSGR; this is encoded by the coding sequence GTGAGTGGCACAGGTCCGACCGGTCCCACCCCCGCCGAAGCGCATCTGGGGGACCGGCTCGCCGCGCTGGTCGACGGCGAGCTCAATCACGATGCCCGCGAGCGGGTCCTCGCCCATCTGGCGACCTGCGCCCGGTGCAAGGCCGAGGCCGACGCCCAGCGCCGCCTCAAGAGCGCCTTCGCCATGTCTGCCTCACCCTCGCCCTCCGAGGGGTTCCTGGCCCGTCTCCAGGGCCTTCCCGGGGGCCCTGGAGACGACGGCAGCGGTGGCGGCAGGCCGTTCGGCGGCGGCGGGCCCTTCGCCGACGAGTTCTTCCCCCCGGTGCGGTCCTCGGGCTCCACCCGCCGCGACACCGCCGCGCCCTCCTCCCCCCTGGACGAGTTCGGCTATTTCCCGGCCGCCCACGGCTCCACCGCGGCCCTCCCGGTCGGCCCCCGCTCCGTCCTCCGCATCCACGACGTGGACCGGGACGCCGAGCGCTCCCCGTGGCGCGGGCGGCGCTTCGCCTTCGCGGCGGCCGGTGCGGTCTCCCTGGCGGCCCTCGCGCTCGGCGGCACCCTGCCGCTGGACTACGGCCCCGACTCCGTCCCGCGCGCCGAGGGCAGCGGGACCAGCGTGACCCCGCTCGACGCCGAGACCCGCGCCGGAGGTTCCGCCGAGGCGGTCAGCCGCGGGGGCGGTACGCAGTCGGTGGGCGGCGAGCGCCTGTCGGCCGACGGGTCGTCGACCGGTACCCACCGGCCGTCCCCCTCGCTCACCGCACCCCCGGTGTCCGGCGTCCCGGCGGTGAAGCCGCCCCTGTCGCTCCGGGCGCACATGACGACGCCCCTGCTGCTCGGCGCCCCGGTATCGGGCGGGCACCCGTTCGCGTTCCCCGTGGTGAACGTGTCCGTGCCGCCGCCGCTGATACGCCCGACCGGTAGCTCGACCCCGCTGCTCGCGGCGGTGCTGGGCAGCGGTTCGACAGCGAAGGCGGTCACCCCGCCGGCCCCCTCGGGCCCGGGTCCGGCCGCGCCGACCAACGACCTGGCGAGCCCGCTCTCCTCCGGGCGCTGA